A single window of Cataglyphis hispanica isolate Lineage 1 chromosome 2, ULB_Chis1_1.0, whole genome shotgun sequence DNA harbors:
- the LOC126859047 gene encoding uncharacterized protein LOC126859047 — translation MQALTEQVRRDWNTLSSVQEIEIIKKYWAIGRFITLITIYQQKYFIPILLHLFVIVLCGLTTVVATETIHMSYMQHACGLFQIANCRIEQVLHKNTIQDITSSAERSLIVCQGIISGVNMYSRANKFVEMLRTSFKWAYFLLLPLGVLSLSINLYRLSQLIMTEEYYDLIVSILVTIGHFWYMFFCNYVGQEIIDHSGNIFYRTRVTYMYNTKWYVAPLKAQKLLLFMMQRSIRHFSYIIGGLFIPSFEGFATLTSMSISYFTVIFSTR, via the exons ATGCAAGCTCTTACGGAACAAGTGCGGCGTGATTGGAATACATTAAGCAGCGTGCAGgaaatcgaaataataaaaaaatactgggCTATCGGAAGATTCATCACATTGATTACGATAT atcaacaaaaatattttatcccgattttgttacatttatttgtGATAGTTTTGTGTGGATTAACCACAGTGGTAGCCACCGAGACAATTCATATGTCATATATGCAACATGCGTGTGGATTGTTCCAAATAGCCAA TTGTCGCATAGAACAGGTGCTGCATAAAAATACGATACAAGATATTACATCTTCTGCCGAAAGAAGTTTAATTGTATGTCAAGGGATAATTAGTGGTGTCAATATGTACAGCAGAGCAAACAA GTTTGTAGAAATGTTGAGGACAAGTTTTAAATGGGCATATTTCTTACTATTACCATTAGGAGTGCTGTCACTAAGTATTAATCTTTATCGT CTTTCTCAACTAATAATGACCGAAGAATATTACGATTTGATCGTTAGCATTTTGGTAACCATTGGCCATTTTTGGTACATGTTCTTCTGCAACTATGTAGGACAGGAAATAATCGATCATAGCGGCAATATCTTTTACAGAACGAGagtaacatatat GTACAACACGAAATGGTATGTGGCACCTTTGAAAGCGCAGAAATTATTGCTGTTTATGATGCAAAGGAGCATACGACATTTCTCGTACATCATTGGTGGTTTGTTTATTCCGTCGTTCGAAGGATTTGCCACG CTTACAAGTATGTCAATTTCATACTTTACGGTAATCTTTTCCACCCGTTGA
- the LOC126856886 gene encoding uncharacterized protein LOC126856886, which yields MDFAGERYYKLNRILLTAVGLWPCNDSAFISIQRIFFALLLAFSLSVQIRKIWEQIKYHWNATKCIEELKILQRYTKIGYLMTIFVAILFYSSVYIFLTMQISPKLLDIVAPLNESRPYELLAIATFFFDQEKYFAPIFMHMTVALSAEITIIVATETMCLIWMQHACALFKIASFRIEHAFDCEIHISIAEKNTTYYTNIINAVIVHNRAIKFLEFLNSNFEVSYFILLMLGVCSLSINLFRRVTNCSAEIFYKTCELPWYTVSIQCQKLLQFIMQRSIKTCKFTMLGVIDASLECFASMRGLMQQMRRDWNALSSAQEIKIIKKYWAFGRFITLITTYQQKYFIPLLLHVFLIVLCGLTTVAATETLHMSYMQHACGLFEIANYRLEQALHKNTIQDITSSAERNLIVCKKIISAVNMYRRATKFIEMSKANFKWAYLLLLPLGVLSLSINLYRFSQLIMTEEYYELIVSILFIIGHFWYMFFLNYVGQEIIDHSSNVFYRTYNTKWYVAPLKAQKLLLFVMQRSIRHSSFVIGGLFIPSFEGFATLTSMSVSYFTVIFSTN from the exons ATGGACTTTGCTGGCGAGCGTTACTACAAGCTCAATCGAATCCTATTAACCGCAGTCGGTTTATGGCCGTGTAACGATTCAGCATTCATAAGTAttcagagaatatttttcgctCTACTGCTCGCATTTTCTTTAAGTGTGCAg ataagaaaaatatgggagcaaataaaatatcattggaATGCGACAAAGTGCATAGaggaattaaaaatcttgcaGCGATACACTAAAATCGGATATCTGATGACAATTTTTGTAGCAa tATTGTTCTATTCatccgtatatatatttctaacgaTGCAAATTTCACCAAAATTGCTTGATATAGTGGCGCCTTTGAACGAATCACGACCGTACGAACTTTTAGCTATagccacatttttttttgatcaagaaaaatattttgctccaatatttatgcatatgaCAGTGGCGCTTTCAGCAGAAATAACTATAATAGTGGCTACAGAAACAATGTGCTTGATATGGATGCAACACGCTTGTGCTCTATTCAAAATTGCTAG TTTTCGCATAGAGCATGCATTTGATTGCGAAATACACATTTCTATCGCAGAGAAAAATACGACGTATTAcacgaatataattaatgcggTAATCGTTCACAATCGAGCTATCaa GTTTTTAGAGTTTCTTAATTCCAACTTCGAAGTGTCTTACTTCATATTGCTTATGTTAGGCGTATGTTCTTTAAGTATCAATCTGTTTCGT AGAGTAACAAATTGCAGTGCTGAGATATTCTATAAAAC atGTGAATTGCCTTGGTATACTGTTTCTATTCAATGTCAGAAACTGCttcaatttataatgcaaCGAAGCATAAAAACCTGTAAATTTACTATGCTCGGTGTAATAGACGCATCGCTTGAATGCTTTGCTTCG ATGCGAGGCCTTATGCAACAAATGCGGCGTGACTGGAATGCATTAAGCAGCGCGCaggaaatcaaaataataaaaaaatactgggCTTTCGGAAGATTCATCACATTGATTACGACAT atcaacaaaaatattttattccgctTTTGTTACATGTATTTCTAATCGTTTTGTGTGGATTAACCACAGTGGCAGCGACCGAGACGCTTCATATGTCGTACATGCAACATGCGTGTGGATTGTTCGAAATAGCCAA tTATCGCTTAGAACAGGCGCTCCATAAGAACACGATACAAGATATTACATCTTCTgccgaaagaaatttaattgtatgcaAGAAGATAATCAGTGCAGTCAATATGTACCGAAGAGCAACCAA GTTTATAGAAATGTCGAAGGCAAATTTTAAATGGGCGTATTTATTACTGTTACCATTAGGAGTGTTGTCGCTAAGTATCAATCTTTATCGT TTTTCTCAACTGATAATGACCGAGGAATATTACGAGCTGATCGTTAGTATTCTGTTCATCATTGGCCATTTTTGGTACATGTTTTTCCTCAACTATGTAGGACAGGAAATAATCGATCATAGTAGCAATGTCTTTTACAGAAC atATAACACGAAATGGTATGTTGCACCATTGAAAGCGCAGAAATTATTACTGTTTGTGATGCAAAGGAGCATACGGCATTCCTCATTCGTCATTGGTGGTTTGTTCATTCCGTCGTTCGAAGGATTTGCCACG CTTACGAGCATGTCAGTTTCATACTTCACAGTGATCTTTTCCACTAATTGA
- the LOC126859051 gene encoding uncharacterized protein LOC126859051 produces the protein MAWIAKYITFYAVMENIKKFQKLVHDNWSILMDDQEIDIMRKHAKNGKLFTIIIATTTSVATESFSLINAVHAFGMFKIASYRIEHLLSENAQQICIAKKYAIFHHRIIAAVNVHRRALELSELLKTTFGRSYLLVIMIIVCSGSINLFHLSRIITMEQNTLDIVKSILLIFCHFLFLILGNFAGQEFINCSNYVHQTICDTEWYNAPLKAQQLILFLLQKTTKSYRVDAGGMFSPCLEGLVGTMSLLFSFFTVLNSVK, from the exons atGGCATGGATTgccaaatatattactttttatgctGTGATGGAAAAT ataaagaaatttcaaaaacttGTTCATGATAATTGGAGCATTTTAATGGATGATCAAGAGATCGATATAATGCGCAAACATGCTAAAAACGGAAAattgtttacaataattatagc AACGACCACTAGTGTAGCTACTGaatcattttcattaataaacgCAGTACATGCTTTTGGAATGTTCAAAATTGCTAG TTACCGTATAGAACATCTGCTAAGCGAAAATGCTCAGCAAATATGTATAGCGAAAAAATATGCTATATTCCATCACAGAATAATTGCTGCGGTGAACGTTCATAGAAGAGCGCTTGA ATTGTCAGAGTTATTAAAAACAACTTTTGGACGTTCATACCTGCTcgtaattatgattattgtaTGTTCGGGAAGCATTAATCTCTTTCAT cTATCTCGAATAATAACGATGGAGCAAAATACATTAGATATTGTAAAATCTATCTTACTTATATTCTGccattttttgtttctaattCTAGGCAATTTTGCTGGACAGGAATTTATAAACTGCAGCAATTATGTCCATCAAACGAT ATGCGATACGGAATGGTACAATGCTCCATTAAAAGCGCaacaattaatactttttttgctACAAAAAACCACAAAAAGTTACAGAGTCGACGCTGGTGGTATGTTTAGTCCTTGTTTGGAAGGTTTGGTTGGG ACCATGAGTTTattgttctcttttttcacTGTTTTAAACTCGGTAAAATAG